The window ATGTTCACACGGGTGTTTATATAGAACGACAGATTGGGCGATGAGGCGTGGATCGTTTATAAATGGATCTGCGGTCGGCGCGTGCCTACGAGCGGGCCGTCGGCCCGCGAGGAGCACGCGCGACGAGGCTGGGCTTTGGCGGTGTTCACCGTCGATCCAGTATGAGCCGTTTATAAACGAGCGGTTGGGGGTTTGGAGCGGTCCACCGCCACCACGCTGAACTATAACTGAGTGACGACGTCGACAACCGGGACGCCCTAGTCTGATTACTTCGGTGCGTTGAAGCTCACGTCGTCGTCGAGCTCGTTCGACATCCGTTCTAAGTACGAGTACACCGCGCCGTGGGGCGCGCCGTCCAGCAGCATCCCGACCGCTCGACGGACCACTTCGAGCTCCTCGGGCTGGCCGACGGCGCCCACCGTCGAGCCGTAGACGACGACGTTCGCGCCCGACAGCTCCTCTAACAGCTCCCGAGTCCGACCGTTCTCGCCGATGATCCGGCCCTTCTTGCGCTGGAGGTCGTTGTCGTTGCGGGTGTGCTCGGACAGATCGATCAGGTCGAGCGTCCGGAGGTCGTGGTCGAGGATCGACATGGCCGTCTCCGGCGTGAACCCCCGCCCGATCGCCTTGATCACGTCCGGCGCGACCATCGCGGCGACGGGGTCGTCGCGCTCCTCGATGGCGACGCTGCCCGACTCCGAGTCCACGTCCAGCCGCACGTTCGCCCGCTCCTCGATCTCCCGCATCGTCTCGCCGCCGGCGCCGATGACGACGCCGATACGGTCCTGCGGAACCGTCACGTGTTGCATGCGTCGGAATACCCGGCGAAGCCTTTTAAGCGTGTCCGCCGGCCCCGGGTGTGCGGTCGCGTGACGGGGTCTTCGGCCGCTTGAGACCGATATCGTCGCGATTCACTCGTCCGGCTCCCCGCTCGGGTCGGCCTCCGGTTCCGTCACGTACGACCGGAGGTTGTCCGGGTCGACGTCGATCCCCTGCCGGGTGAAGAATGTCGCCACGTTCTCGCAGTCCCGCTGGAGGAACTCGCCGGCGTTCGGGTGGTGGACCGTCACCGCCTGCCCCAGATCGATGATCACCAGCTCGCCGTCGTGGATGATCATGTTGTACTCCGAGAGGTCGCCGTGGATCAGGCCGGCGCGGTAGAGCCGGCGCATGTACTCGCGGACGACCTCGTAGGCGGTCTCCGGGTTCTCCACGTCGACCTCGTTCAGCCGCCGGGCGCGGTCCTCGGCGTGCCCGACGAGCTCCATCACGAGGACGTTCCGCTGGACCGCGATCGGCTCGGGGACGCGCACGCCGGCCTTGCGCGCGCGTTCGAGGTTCGCGAACTCCTTGCGGGTCCACGCCAGCACGACCGCCTTCTTGTCGCTCGCGATCCCCTCGAAGCGCGGGTCGCCCTCGAGGTAGTCACGCATCTGCCGGAAGTTCGAGGAGTTGATCCGGTACACCTTAACGGCGACCTCGCGCTCAGAGTGGGCGCCCTCGGGGCCGCCCCTCGCGGCCTCGGAGCCGGGCTCCGGGCGCTCGCCCGCCTGCCCGCCGAGCGCCTCGAAGACGCTCGCCTCCTTCCCCGTCGACACCGGGCCGCCGAAGGCGTCGACGTAGCCGTCCTGCACGAGCTTGTACACCGCCGCCAGCGTCGCGTCGTCGAACACCGACTCCTGGAGCTTGAACTGCTCGGTGTCCTTGATCCGCTTGCGGAACTCGTCGAACTCGCGGTCCTGCCGCCGGGCGATCCGGTCGGCCTCCGTGTCGGAGACGTCCAACTGTTCCCACTCGTCGCCGGGCTGGTCGTCGGGCTCTAGCAGGACGAACTCCTCGCTCATTCGCCTCGGCGTTCGTCGCCGCGAGGGATAAGCGAGGGGGTCACAGCACGTCGAGTGCGTCCTCCACCGGCATGTGGCCGTCCCGGACCGCCTCCAGCACCTCGCGGCGCTCCTCCGCCTCGGGGTCGACCGCGTCCTCGCCGCCGCCGATCTCGTCGAGCGTCACCTTCTCCGTCTCGCCGACGAACTCGGGGAAGTCGGTGCCGTCGGCGAGCGCCTTCTCCTTCTTCACCCGATACGACCCGGCGTCCGTCGTGTACAGATCGCCCGGGTGGAAGAAGTACCAGTCCTCGCGGTCGAACCGCACCGCGATCCGCGCCTTCGCGCCGAAGTTCCGCGCGAAGAACGTCAGCGCCTCCACCTCCTCGCCGGTGAGGTAGATCGGGTCGCCCGCGCTCGACTTCGCCTCGATGGCGTAGAACGTGTCGCCGTCGCCGGCGAGCACGTCGGGGAGCTCTCGCTCCGTCGCGGCGCCGCTGGCCGGCGCGCGCATCACGGCGAAGCCGGCCTCGTCCAGCGCGTTCACCAACTCGCGCTCGCGGCGGTCGCCCTTCCGGTTAGCGGACACGGTCGTCGTCACCCGGTTCGGTCATGCGCGCCGTAGGCGCGAGGCGGTCAAAAGGGCGGCGGGTCGGCGCGGCCCGCTCTCTGACTCCGCCCGTCCCGCGTCACCCGCGCAGCCGCCACCACAGCGATCGGACCCGATACCCCAGCGAGTTCCGCTCGTACCCGTTCCACCCGCTCATGCCCCCCGCGAGCGTCGACGCCTCGTAGCCGGCCGCATCGAGCACGCTCGTCGCGCGCTTGGCGACGATACCCATCTTGCAGACGGTCACGACCTCCCGGTCGTCGGGGAGCTCGTCGAGTCGGCGTCGGAGCGTCGACTCGTCGCCGCCTCGCAGGTCGTCGTACACGGGCACGTTTCGGCTCGCGTCGATTGCGCCGCGCTCGTAGTCGGACGCGGGCCGGATGTCGAGCAGGAGCGGCTCGTCGTCGGTTCCCAGGCGCTCGTCCAACTCGGCGGGGAGGATGCGACCCATCGGCGGACGATCGGGTTCGCGGGAGAAATCACTGCCGCTCGCGGGCGTCGTCGCCGCGTCGAGGCACCTCCCGTCGCGCTTACTCTCCCAGTCGCTTCCGCGTACTCACTCCCGAAGCCGCTCCGCGTGCTCCGCGACGACTCGGCCGAGCCGCTCCGTGCGCTCCCGGACGTCGTCGTCGGTGATCCCCGTCTCGCCGACGATGCCCGAGGCCCCGCGGATCCCGACCTCGTGGGGGGCGGTCCACGCGTGGACGTTCCGGAACGTCGACCGGAGGTGTTCTAAGGTTCCGCCGTAGGAGCCGCCGCCGGCGGTCGCCAGCAGTCCGACCGCGGTGTCCTCGTACTCCGTCGAGCCGCAGAAGTCGTGGAAGTTCTTGAACGTCGAGGAGAAGGAGCCGCGGTAGACGGGGGTGCCGGCCAGCACGCCGTCGGCCTCGCGCACCCGCCGCAGCAGCGCCTCGCTGTCGCCCTGCGCGTCCTCGTCCGGGTGGTACAGCGGGAGGTCGACCGCGCCCAGATCGATCATTCCGGTCTCGGCGCCGGCGTCCGCCGCGGCGCCGAGCGCGACCTCCAGCGCGGTCCGCGTGGTGCTGTTCGTCCGCCGGCTGCCGGAGACGGCGACGATTCGGGTCATACGTCAGGCTCGGCGCCGAACGGCAAAAAACGAGGGCCATCGTCGGTGACCGACCGCGCTGTCTTGTCGTCGTTTATAAATAATTGACTAGAGACCGTTGGTGACCACCGCCAAAGCCCCAGCCGCTCGGCGATACGTCGTTGATGACGGATCGACAGCGAACACTTACGTCGCCTGCGCCCGCTTCGCGGCTGCCCCTTTGAGTCCCGCCCAACAGCACCACTGGAAGACGGTCCTGCTCGCTCACTGGGTTCGCTGCGCGGGCTGCGACTTCCATGCTCCCGCTCGTTCCACTCGCGGGACCGCAACCGCACCTCACACCTCCCCAGCCTCGTCGGTGGTCCTTCGCTTCGCTCCGGACCACCGACTCCCTCGCGCGTGCACCTCGCGCCCTGCGGGCGCTCGGCGGCGCGCGCCACCACAGTCCATTTATAAATCATCACTCTCGGCTCGCCCCCGCAAGGCTCGCGCGCGGCACCGGGCATTATTGTCCCGGCCGCCGACGGGGTGGACATGGACAAGATTGCCTTCGGCACGGACGGGTGGCGGGCGACGCTCGACGTCTTCACCGACGAGCGCGTGCGGATCGTGGGGCAGGCCATCGCCGACCACCTCGACGCGGCGGGCCACGACGAACCGGTCGCGGTCGGCTACGACGCCCGAGAGACCTCGGAGGGGTTCGCCGAGAGCCTCGCCGAGGTGTTCGCCGGCAACGGCTTCGACGTGGTTCTCCCCGAGCGCGACGCGCCGACGCCCGTGATCGCGTACGCCATCGTCGACCGCGGGCTCGCCGGCGCCTGCATGGTCACGGCCTCGCACAACCCGCCCGAGTACAACGGCGTGAAGTTCATTCCGAGCGACGGCGCGCCCGCGCTCCCGGACGTCACGGAGGACGTGGTCGACCGACTCGCCGAGCCCGACCTCCTCCCCGAAGACGAGCGCGGCGAGATCTCCCGCGTCGACCTCGTGAGCGCGCACGCCGACGCGGCCCACGACCTCGTGGGCGCGGATCTGGAGGGGCTCACGGTCGCGTACGACGCGATGCACGGGAGCGGGCGCGGCGTCACCGACGCGCTGCTGGAGTCCGCCGGCGCGGAGGTCCGCCGCCTGCGCTGCGAGCGCGACGTGACGTTCGGCGGCGACTCCCCCGAGCCGTCGGCCGAGCACCTCGAGGAACTGGCCGCCCGCGTCACCGACCCCGACAGCGACGTCGACCTGGGGATCGCCAACGACGGCGACGCCGACCGGATCGCGGTCGTCACGCCCGAGCGCGGCGTGCTCGACGCGAACCTCTTCTACGCCGCCTGCTACGACCGGCTGCTGGAGGAGGACTCCGGCCCCGCGGTCCGCACCGTCTCGACGACGTTCCTCGTCGACCGAATCGCCGAGGCGCACGGCGAGGAGGTGTACGAGACCCCGGTCGGCTTCAAGTGGGTCGCCGAGGCGATGGGCGAGCACGACGCGCTGTTCGGCGGCGAGGAGTCGGGCGGGTTCACCCTCCGCGGGCACGTCCGCGAGAAGGACGGCGTGTTGATGTCGCTGCTCGCCGCGGGCACCCACGCCGCGGAGCCGTTCGACGAGCGGGTGGACCGCCTGCTCGACGAGCACGGGCAGATCGCGGCCGGGAAGGTGTCGCTCGACTGCCCGGACGACCGCAAGGCGGGCGTCCTCGACGAGCTGGAGGACCACATCCCCGAGTCGGTCCGCGGCTCCCCCGTCGCGAAGGTCGTCACGCTCGACGGGTTCAAGCTCCTCTTGGAGAACGGCTCGTGGCTGCTCGTGCGCCCGTCCGGCACGGAGCCGAAGCTCCGAGTGTACGCCGAGGCCGACAGCGACGACGCGGTCGACGAGCTGCTCGCCGCGGGCCGGGAGATCGTCGAGCCGCTGATCTGAGCGCACCGCCGAGGACGCCCGACCCGGCGCGTCGAATCCCCGCGGCGCCCGGCGAACGACTTTCAGTTCCGCCTTGCATTCGGCTCGAATATTTATAAATTAACTTCGTATCGTCGCGTGCGGCCGCCCTCCGGCCGCAAGTCCCATGCACGACGAGCCGCCCGCGCCACGGACGACGGAGGTACCGATCGCCGACTCGACGGCCGAACCGACCGACGACCGCCGCGAGCGCGACGACCGACCGGAACGCGGCGGGGAGGCGCCCGCGACCGAACCTCCCTCGCCTCGCCCCCGAGACGGAGTGGACCCGCCCGAC is drawn from Halorubrum sp. CBA1229 and contains these coding sequences:
- a CDS encoding KH domain-containing protein — protein: MQHVTVPQDRIGVVIGAGGETMREIEERANVRLDVDSESGSVAIEERDDPVAAMVAPDVIKAIGRGFTPETAMSILDHDLRTLDLIDLSEHTRNDNDLQRKKGRIIGENGRTRELLEELSGANVVVYGSTVGAVGQPEELEVVRRAVGMLLDGAPHGAVYSYLERMSNELDDDVSFNAPK
- the rio1 gene encoding serine/threonine-protein kinase Rio1, coding for MSEEFVLLEPDDQPGDEWEQLDVSDTEADRIARRQDREFDEFRKRIKDTEQFKLQESVFDDATLAAVYKLVQDGYVDAFGGPVSTGKEASVFEALGGQAGERPEPGSEAARGGPEGAHSEREVAVKVYRINSSNFRQMRDYLEGDPRFEGIASDKKAVVLAWTRKEFANLERARKAGVRVPEPIAVQRNVLVMELVGHAEDRARRLNEVDVENPETAYEVVREYMRRLYRAGLIHGDLSEYNMIIHDGELVIIDLGQAVTVHHPNAGEFLQRDCENVATFFTRQGIDVDPDNLRSYVTEPEADPSGEPDE
- the hjc gene encoding Holliday junction resolvase Hjc, with the protein product MTTTVSANRKGDRRERELVNALDEAGFAVMRAPASGAATERELPDVLAGDGDTFYAIEAKSSAGDPIYLTGEEVEALTFFARNFGAKARIAVRFDREDWYFFHPGDLYTTDAGSYRVKKEKALADGTDFPEFVGETEKVTLDEIGGGEDAVDPEAEERREVLEAVRDGHMPVEDALDVL
- a CDS encoding rhodanese-like domain-containing protein — its product is MGRILPAELDERLGTDDEPLLLDIRPASDYERGAIDASRNVPVYDDLRGGDESTLRRRLDELPDDREVVTVCKMGIVAKRATSVLDAAGYEASTLAGGMSGWNGYERNSLGYRVRSLWWRLRG
- a CDS encoding NADPH-dependent FMN reductase → MTRIVAVSGSRRTNSTTRTALEVALGAAADAGAETGMIDLGAVDLPLYHPDEDAQGDSEALLRRVREADGVLAGTPVYRGSFSSTFKNFHDFCGSTEYEDTAVGLLATAGGGSYGGTLEHLRSTFRNVHAWTAPHEVGIRGASGIVGETGITDDDVRERTERLGRVVAEHAERLRE
- a CDS encoding phosphoglucomutase/phosphomannomutase family protein — translated: MDKIAFGTDGWRATLDVFTDERVRIVGQAIADHLDAAGHDEPVAVGYDARETSEGFAESLAEVFAGNGFDVVLPERDAPTPVIAYAIVDRGLAGACMVTASHNPPEYNGVKFIPSDGAPALPDVTEDVVDRLAEPDLLPEDERGEISRVDLVSAHADAAHDLVGADLEGLTVAYDAMHGSGRGVTDALLESAGAEVRRLRCERDVTFGGDSPEPSAEHLEELAARVTDPDSDVDLGIANDGDADRIAVVTPERGVLDANLFYAACYDRLLEEDSGPAVRTVSTTFLVDRIAEAHGEEVYETPVGFKWVAEAMGEHDALFGGEESGGFTLRGHVREKDGVLMSLLAAGTHAAEPFDERVDRLLDEHGQIAAGKVSLDCPDDRKAGVLDELEDHIPESVRGSPVAKVVTLDGFKLLLENGSWLLVRPSGTEPKLRVYAEADSDDAVDELLAAGREIVEPLI